From Luteolibacter arcticus, one genomic window encodes:
- a CDS encoding diiron oxygenase, producing the protein MPAEAVMPRAEIDFSRPFFPAHLAALSFVPSWRLLEDRHRLRYSQLYALYLNEQTVFFEELLATNVLPALYQRPDRIGADLANDLRQFETEERRHSRWFRELNHRVDPQRFRLEEGSYVFVPMTARTKAVTAWFARHPFTFPCWIWLMLLQEERSIAVGRECLRQDIEPAFRELHRKHLADEIDHVRWDLKLVERIWRPLPLWKRRLQAKLFGFMMAEFFTSPKRAAKAVLQALINEHPELQSLGPQLHLELRALSHSRDYHASLYSRETTPRCFALFDELPEFRNVGRHLLAYERR; encoded by the coding sequence ATGCCCGCTGAAGCCGTCATGCCCCGCGCGGAGATCGATTTCTCCCGGCCATTCTTCCCGGCGCATCTCGCGGCGCTGTCGTTCGTGCCATCATGGCGGCTGTTAGAAGATCGGCACCGGCTTCGCTACTCCCAGCTCTACGCACTCTACTTGAACGAACAGACGGTATTCTTCGAAGAGCTGCTCGCGACCAACGTCTTGCCCGCGCTCTATCAGCGACCGGACCGGATCGGCGCCGACCTCGCGAACGACCTGCGGCAGTTCGAGACCGAGGAACGGCGGCATTCGCGCTGGTTCCGCGAACTCAACCACCGGGTCGATCCGCAGCGGTTCCGCTTGGAGGAGGGCAGCTACGTCTTCGTGCCCATGACCGCGCGAACGAAAGCCGTCACCGCATGGTTCGCCCGACACCCCTTCACCTTCCCGTGCTGGATCTGGCTGATGCTGCTGCAAGAGGAGCGCTCGATCGCCGTCGGTAGGGAGTGCTTGCGACAGGACATCGAGCCGGCATTCCGCGAACTCCATCGCAAGCACCTGGCCGATGAAATCGATCACGTCCGCTGGGATCTCAAGCTCGTCGAGCGCATCTGGCGGCCACTGCCACTGTGGAAGCGAAGGCTCCAGGCGAAGCTCTTCGGCTTCATGATGGCGGAGTTCTTCACCTCACCGAAGCGCGCGGCGAAGGCGGTGCTGCAAGCGCTGATCAACGAGCACCCCGAGCTCCAGTCGCTCGGCCCGCAGTTGCACCTCGAGCTTCGCGCACTATCGCATTCACGCGACTACCACGCCAGCCTCTACAGTCGCGAGACCACGCCCCGCTGCTTCGCGCTGTTCGATGAATTGCCGGAGTTCCGCAACGTCGGCCGCCATCTGCTCGCCTACGAACGCCGATGA
- a CDS encoding aromatic ring-hydroxylating dioxygenase subunit alpha: MLRGHWYIACRSPQIGRGPVARTVLGEPLVIFRGQDGKAAALIDRCAHRNLALSRGKVTADGLRCAYHGWSWGSDGHCTKIPSACEPDACQAIRVKSYPVKEHQGFIWVWMGEEKEVPTHEPLHFPWLGEAGWRHFVMERVFEANAFHCVENFLDVPHTAHVHRGLFRGEESKEIEIEVTSGEDWIEGEFLGEERMDSWIGKLLVPEGSRIRHVDRFQLPYVTRVDYRMSETRQYVVMSQCTPETEDRTRVFTYLGFRFEPFGGLIRLVFQPFAGAILNQDVEVLRQQTEDLRRTGAPRFLYHETDAIARGIRELLDGKSLAGRPPERKRLRV; encoded by the coding sequence GTGCTCCGAGGTCATTGGTACATCGCCTGCCGTTCGCCGCAGATCGGCAGGGGTCCGGTGGCCCGCACCGTGCTCGGCGAGCCGCTGGTGATTTTCCGCGGGCAGGACGGCAAGGCCGCCGCGCTGATCGACCGCTGTGCCCACCGGAATCTCGCGCTGTCCCGCGGCAAGGTCACGGCAGACGGGCTGCGCTGCGCCTATCATGGCTGGTCGTGGGGGAGTGACGGGCATTGCACGAAGATCCCTTCGGCATGCGAGCCCGACGCTTGCCAAGCGATCCGGGTGAAGAGCTATCCGGTGAAGGAGCATCAGGGATTCATTTGGGTCTGGATGGGGGAGGAGAAAGAGGTGCCGACTCATGAGCCTCTACATTTCCCGTGGCTCGGCGAGGCGGGCTGGAGGCATTTCGTGATGGAGCGCGTGTTCGAGGCGAATGCCTTCCACTGCGTGGAGAATTTCCTGGATGTGCCGCACACCGCGCACGTCCACCGCGGCCTCTTCCGCGGCGAGGAAAGCAAGGAGATCGAGATCGAGGTCACGTCGGGTGAGGATTGGATCGAAGGGGAGTTCCTTGGCGAAGAGCGCATGGACTCTTGGATCGGGAAGCTGCTGGTGCCGGAAGGCAGCCGCATCCGCCACGTGGACCGCTTCCAACTGCCCTACGTGACGCGCGTCGACTACCGGATGAGCGAGACGCGGCAGTATGTGGTGATGAGCCAGTGCACGCCGGAAACCGAGGATCGCACGCGGGTCTTCACCTATCTCGGCTTCCGCTTCGAGCCCTTCGGCGGATTGATCCGGCTAGTCTTCCAACCCTTTGCCGGGGCGATTCTGAATCAGGACGTGGAAGTGCTACGGCAGCAGACCGAGGATCTGCGACGCACCGGTGCGCCACGCTTTCTCTATCACGAGACGGACGCGATCGCGCGTGGCATTCGTGAGTTGCTCGATGGGAAATCACTCGCCGGTCGTCCACCCGAACGCAAGCGGCTGCGCGTATGA
- a CDS encoding type II toxin-antitoxin system VapC family toxin yields the protein MLLDTNIVIHACQPGGNRLDPWTTHPNAAIASVTKIEALGFAGISPEEETAILNFVAASPVYSLDDGVIERAIKLRQQKKMKLGDAIIAATALEYDMPLVTRNEADFKHIAGLDVRNPFAITP from the coding sequence ATGCTTCTGGACACGAATATCGTCATCCATGCGTGCCAGCCCGGCGGAAACCGGCTCGATCCGTGGACGACCCATCCGAACGCGGCGATTGCCAGCGTGACGAAAATCGAGGCACTCGGTTTCGCGGGAATCTCGCCGGAGGAAGAAACTGCAATCCTCAACTTTGTCGCTGCCAGTCCTGTGTACTCGCTGGATGACGGAGTGATCGAGCGGGCCATCAAACTGCGCCAGCAGAAGAAAATGAAACTGGGCGATGCGATCATCGCCGCCACCGCGCTGGAATACGACATGCCGCTCGTGACCCGGAACGAGGCCGACTTCAAACATATCGCCGGGCTTGACGTGAGGAACCCGTTTGCGATCACGCCATGA
- a CDS encoding FG-GAP-like repeat-containing protein gives MLFPNLSIGRLSSCKSCSLVMDGQKTDPRPWFALLLGSYVICGLAFLGFGRTPGQAASVVITAVVADWLLNRLFRKRGGFPWSGLITGFGLCLLLDYGSNPWLPLLPPLLAIGSKHLFTVNGRHVYNPALFGLISSMVVAGGLVSPAPAYQWGGTWAVAMFLGGLALIVFMKQIGRGWLVGSFLVFYMIQTAFRAWVMRHHVPPEAVWLGTLTAPAFFLFTFYMLTDPATSPPGKKAQIAVAAAITVIDLLFHFRQSYYTLFYAAFTVQTARFAMAWWKSRSFPDRKNLAARLALASCLGVAAFFLGRTPRGITEDPGFAWVERDLFPSEQGTVLTDIDPRLQHVGKWILSVGDAAAVADVDGDGLQDLFLTRPMKRAQDRCTLYRNTGGLTFERVVIPALDPIRNDPAEYGLPSSAVFADVDNDGDQDLFIGMGYGRSRIFRNELKESGVLSFTDATDSAGIRGHHTCLAALFFDPDRDGDLDLLLGNSMTPYLPDYDTATPLNPFRLPQPAYEGDRRMFHFMHSSWHKASNGGRNQFFRNRGDGCFDEEDIVKLGMTETHWTLSLNSADFDGDGWVDVYAASDFGPDDLYLNEGGKRFRRIEGSHFGSIGRDTYKGMNATIADFDRNGTPDIHVSNVHAPLQAEGSLLWMTERTKDGVVFHNEAASRGALNEHRFGWGAGAADLDLDGWPDMVQANGMVDDHMDRRFPKPRDYWYVNGQIARSDPEVHAYADRWGDMRGYSIWGDQANRVLLNRGGTFHEAAEITGLTRLGNTRGVALADFDNDGDADLVLTRQFDPVLFYENHRSKPAAWVGFAVSGDGKIVNHDAAGAVLEVSQGDRHWRADVLNVTGFTAQGDRRIVIGLANDPSPVKASVLWPDGSRQDLGTFESGAYHAIRKVTPAPFVEAADAR, from the coding sequence ATGTTGTTTCCCAACTTGTCGATTGGCCGTCTGTCGTCCTGCAAGTCATGCTCGCTCGTGATGGATGGCCAAAAGACCGACCCGCGCCCGTGGTTCGCGCTGCTGCTGGGCAGCTACGTGATCTGTGGGCTCGCCTTCCTCGGCTTCGGCCGCACGCCCGGGCAAGCGGCTTCGGTGGTGATCACGGCGGTCGTCGCGGATTGGTTGCTTAACCGCCTGTTCCGAAAACGCGGCGGCTTCCCGTGGAGCGGCCTGATCACCGGATTCGGGCTGTGCCTGCTGCTCGACTACGGCTCGAATCCCTGGCTGCCGCTGTTGCCGCCGCTGCTGGCCATCGGCTCGAAGCACCTCTTCACCGTCAATGGCCGCCATGTCTATAATCCGGCGCTGTTCGGGCTGATCTCGAGCATGGTGGTCGCCGGTGGCCTCGTTTCCCCGGCCCCTGCTTATCAATGGGGCGGCACTTGGGCGGTGGCGATGTTCCTCGGTGGCTTGGCCTTGATCGTCTTCATGAAGCAGATCGGCCGCGGCTGGCTGGTGGGATCGTTTCTGGTTTTCTACATGATCCAGACGGCTTTCCGCGCCTGGGTCATGCGGCATCACGTGCCGCCGGAAGCGGTCTGGCTCGGCACCCTGACCGCGCCGGCATTCTTCCTCTTCACCTTCTACATGCTGACCGATCCGGCGACTTCGCCGCCGGGGAAGAAGGCGCAGATCGCCGTGGCCGCGGCGATCACGGTCATCGACCTGCTGTTCCACTTCCGGCAGAGCTATTACACGCTTTTTTACGCCGCCTTCACGGTGCAGACCGCGCGCTTCGCCATGGCGTGGTGGAAGAGCCGGAGCTTTCCTGATCGGAAGAACCTCGCGGCCCGGCTGGCGCTTGCGAGCTGCCTGGGAGTCGCGGCGTTTTTCCTCGGTCGCACGCCGCGCGGTATCACTGAGGACCCGGGATTCGCGTGGGTGGAAAGGGATCTCTTTCCCTCAGAGCAGGGAACAGTGCTCACCGACATCGATCCGCGGCTGCAGCACGTCGGCAAGTGGATCCTCTCGGTCGGTGATGCCGCGGCGGTGGCGGATGTGGATGGCGATGGCTTGCAGGATCTCTTCCTCACCCGCCCGATGAAGCGGGCGCAGGATCGCTGCACGCTCTACCGCAACACCGGTGGCCTGACCTTCGAGCGAGTCGTGATTCCCGCGCTCGACCCGATTCGCAACGACCCCGCGGAGTACGGACTGCCCTCCTCGGCGGTCTTCGCGGATGTCGATAACGATGGCGACCAGGATCTCTTCATCGGCATGGGCTATGGCCGCAGCCGGATCTTCCGCAATGAGCTCAAGGAAAGCGGCGTGCTTTCGTTCACCGATGCCACGGACTCCGCCGGCATCCGTGGCCATCACACTTGTCTTGCGGCGCTGTTCTTCGATCCGGATCGCGATGGCGACCTCGACCTCCTGTTAGGGAACTCGATGACGCCTTACTTGCCGGATTACGACACGGCAACGCCGCTCAATCCCTTCCGTCTGCCGCAGCCGGCCTATGAAGGCGATCGGCGGATGTTTCACTTCATGCATTCGAGCTGGCACAAGGCGAGCAATGGCGGGCGCAACCAGTTCTTCCGCAACCGCGGTGACGGCTGCTTCGATGAGGAAGATATCGTGAAGCTCGGCATGACGGAGACGCACTGGACGCTGTCGCTGAACTCGGCGGACTTCGATGGCGACGGCTGGGTGGATGTCTACGCGGCCTCCGATTTCGGACCGGACGACCTCTATCTGAACGAAGGCGGGAAGCGCTTCCGACGCATTGAGGGAAGCCACTTCGGTAGCATCGGTCGCGACACCTATAAGGGCATGAACGCGACCATTGCCGACTTCGATCGCAACGGCACGCCGGACATCCATGTGTCGAATGTCCACGCGCCGCTCCAGGCCGAGGGCAGCCTGCTGTGGATGACGGAGCGCACGAAGGACGGCGTGGTCTTTCACAATGAAGCCGCATCGCGCGGCGCGCTCAATGAGCACCGCTTCGGCTGGGGGGCGGGTGCTGCCGACCTCGATCTGGATGGCTGGCCGGACATGGTGCAGGCGAATGGCATGGTGGACGATCACATGGACCGCCGCTTTCCCAAGCCGCGCGACTACTGGTATGTGAATGGCCAGATCGCCCGCAGCGATCCGGAGGTCCACGCCTACGCCGACCGCTGGGGCGACATGCGCGGCTACTCGATCTGGGGCGACCAGGCGAATCGAGTGCTGCTCAATCGCGGTGGCACTTTCCACGAAGCGGCGGAGATTACCGGGCTTACGCGGCTCGGCAATACCCGGGGCGTGGCGCTCGCCGACTTCGACAATGACGGCGATGCTGACCTTGTGCTGACACGCCAGTTCGATCCGGTGCTTTTCTACGAGAACCATCGTAGCAAACCGGCCGCATGGGTCGGCTTCGCAGTGAGCGGCGATGGGAAGATCGTCAACCACGATGCAGCTGGCGCCGTGTTAGAAGTCTCGCAAGGCGACCGGCACTGGCGGGCCGATGTGCTCAACGTGACCGGCTTCACTGCCCAAGGCGACCGGCGGATCGTGATTGGCCTCGCCAATGATCCATCACCGGTGAAGGCCAGCGTGCTCTGGCCGGATGGAAGCCGGCAGGACCTCGGCACCTTCGAAAGCGGCGCGTATCACGCAATCCGCAAGGTCACGCCTGCGCCTTTCGTCGAGGCAGCAGACGCCCGATGA
- a CDS encoding fatty acid desaturase family protein, whose protein sequence is MKNELPIPSCLNLAIAAGQLVVLLALLAAAGKVDSTWALAALAVGYALMMNSAYAMLHEAEHGSLHGNRVANDTIGAVLALFFPAPFHLLRQGHIGHHLRNRSDDEAFDFYFDGESRVWKTLQLYGILTGFFYVAVVLGNLIALVYPAALKAKWGDFDRPTKALLESLNPRYFRLIRLEALAVFLVHGLWIWLWQVPVWRYALLLASFGALWSALQYVHHFGTERDVLKGARNLKTWKWLDALWLNHNWHRNHHARPTVPWIHLPEITPEHDGERGRLLAAYFKMWRGPRHTRERVQNRHAGKIIR, encoded by the coding sequence ATGAAGAACGAGCTGCCCATCCCCAGCTGCCTGAATCTCGCAATCGCCGCGGGGCAATTGGTCGTGCTTCTCGCACTGCTGGCCGCCGCGGGAAAAGTCGATTCGACATGGGCGCTTGCCGCCTTGGCAGTCGGCTACGCGCTGATGATGAACTCCGCCTACGCGATGCTGCACGAGGCCGAGCACGGCTCGCTGCATGGAAACCGCGTGGCCAACGACACCATCGGCGCAGTGCTCGCGTTGTTCTTTCCCGCGCCCTTCCACCTGCTGCGCCAGGGGCACATCGGTCACCACTTGCGCAACCGCTCCGACGACGAGGCCTTCGACTTTTACTTCGATGGCGAAAGCCGCGTGTGGAAGACGCTGCAACTCTACGGCATCCTCACCGGCTTCTTCTACGTCGCGGTGGTGCTCGGCAACCTCATCGCGCTCGTCTATCCCGCGGCGCTCAAGGCAAAATGGGGCGACTTCGACCGGCCCACCAAGGCTCTGTTAGAATCGCTTAACCCACGCTACTTCCGGCTCATCCGGCTGGAAGCACTGGCCGTGTTCCTCGTGCACGGCTTGTGGATCTGGCTGTGGCAGGTGCCGGTCTGGCGCTACGCACTTCTGTTAGCGAGCTTCGGCGCCCTGTGGTCGGCCTTGCAGTACGTCCATCATTTCGGCACCGAACGCGACGTGCTGAAAGGTGCCCGCAACTTGAAAACGTGGAAGTGGCTCGATGCCCTGTGGTTGAACCACAACTGGCACCGCAATCACCACGCACGGCCCACCGTGCCATGGATCCATCTACCGGAAATCACTCCCGAGCACGACGGTGAACGCGGCCGCCTGCTCGCCGCCTATTTCAAAATGTGGCGTGGCCCCCGCCACACCCGCGAACGCGTGCAAAACCGCCATGCCGGAAAGATCATTCGCTGA
- a CDS encoding YybH family protein, with the protein MKALLVLFALCLPLAASEEDKEALRKLRGIYEQAIAARDFSPLQPHLAADFTGVMITADEVKGYDGILTYWKKVEEFLGKNGTYKVTIEPDDTIFEGNLAIAKGRALEQVTRGGNAFDFTTQWTAIARKEGDAWKLVRIQASIDPVNNPIVTSLQKMKLWTIGIAAALAGLVIGRLLPRRKAQA; encoded by the coding sequence ATGAAAGCTCTTCTTGTTCTGTTCGCCCTGTGCCTGCCGCTGGCCGCTTCCGAGGAAGACAAGGAGGCGCTCCGCAAGCTGCGCGGTATCTACGAGCAGGCGATTGCCGCACGCGATTTCTCGCCGCTACAGCCGCATCTCGCCGCCGACTTCACCGGCGTCATGATCACGGCCGATGAAGTGAAGGGCTACGATGGCATCCTCACCTACTGGAAGAAAGTGGAGGAGTTCCTCGGCAAGAACGGCACCTACAAGGTGACCATCGAACCCGACGACACGATCTTCGAAGGGAACCTCGCCATCGCGAAAGGCCGCGCGCTCGAACAAGTGACCCGCGGCGGCAACGCCTTCGACTTCACCACCCAATGGACCGCCATCGCCCGCAAGGAAGGCGACGCATGGAAGCTCGTGCGAATCCAGGCGAGCATTGATCCCGTGAACAATCCCATCGTCACATCGCTTCAGAAGATGAAGCTGTGGACCATCGGCATCGCGGCGGCGCTCGCCGGATTGGTCATCGGGCGTCTGCTGCCTCGACGAAAGGCGCAGGCGTGA
- a CDS encoding S9 family peptidase — MKLRPALLSCVLATAAHADHGHLADFNELTGRWFGVAKTKVLNEFVNVRWAPDDSALFYELETSDEKRRTKLDPATGKAEAAGEADPMPETRPDERRGNRRRDRDSRGPRGSWKSPDGRWEVALREGGVILRDTKEGAERELAKSDAAGAFQGQPLWAPDSSRFAIWKEKDVKERIVHYIESSPKDQLQPKHFTNSYPKPGDEIDTRAPWVFFTGREEPIAADPKLLENPFECRELAWRGDSKRLTFEFVERGFGKHNVIEIDSATRQQRVLVREESSTFVFVYGNSFRRDLNDGNEILWMSERDGWKHLYLLDGRDGSTKRQLTKGEWIVREVVNVDEENREVLLKISGCYKDQDPYYIHYARVSIDTGKLIPLTKSNGTHDRFERSPGGKYYTCRWSRVNKAPVTELRRWEDGELVATLAEADDSKLRATNWPLAEPFVSKDRDGKFHIHGVVCLPPDFDPAKKYPVIENIYAGPQDSFVPKAWNPWMMPKHEIAVHGFIVVQIDGKGTANRSKEFHHFCYKNLKDAGFPDRIAWLKEAAKKWPQMDLERVGIFGGSAGGQNALGAMLFHGDFYKAAAADCGCHDNRMDKIWWNEQWMDWPIGPEYADNSNVTHAKNLKGGLLLTVGEVDTNVDPSSTYQVINALIAADKDFEFLPMTGRNHGSGEERYGQRRRVDFFRAHLGGPR, encoded by the coding sequence ATGAAACTCCGTCCAGCCCTCCTTTCCTGTGTCCTCGCCACTGCGGCGCACGCCGATCACGGCCACCTCGCCGACTTCAATGAGCTCACCGGCCGCTGGTTCGGCGTGGCCAAGACCAAGGTGCTCAACGAATTCGTCAATGTCCGCTGGGCCCCCGACGACTCGGCCCTCTTTTATGAGCTTGAGACCTCGGACGAAAAACGGCGGACGAAGCTCGACCCGGCGACCGGCAAGGCCGAGGCGGCAGGCGAAGCGGATCCGATGCCGGAGACCCGACCGGACGAACGCCGCGGGAACCGCCGCCGCGACCGGGACAGCAGAGGGCCGCGTGGCTCGTGGAAATCCCCGGATGGCCGCTGGGAAGTGGCGCTGCGCGAGGGCGGGGTCATCCTGCGCGACACCAAGGAGGGTGCCGAGCGTGAGCTCGCGAAGTCCGATGCCGCGGGCGCATTCCAGGGCCAACCGCTGTGGGCACCGGATTCCTCGCGCTTCGCGATCTGGAAGGAGAAGGACGTGAAGGAAAGGATCGTCCACTACATCGAGTCGTCCCCGAAGGACCAGCTCCAGCCGAAGCACTTCACCAACAGCTATCCGAAGCCGGGCGATGAGATCGACACCCGCGCGCCGTGGGTCTTCTTTACCGGCAGGGAGGAGCCGATCGCTGCCGATCCCAAGCTGCTGGAGAACCCCTTCGAGTGCCGGGAGCTCGCGTGGCGCGGCGATTCGAAGCGGCTCACCTTCGAATTCGTCGAGCGCGGTTTCGGCAAGCACAACGTCATCGAGATCGACAGCGCCACCCGCCAGCAGCGGGTGCTGGTCCGCGAGGAAAGCAGCACCTTCGTCTTCGTCTACGGCAACTCCTTCCGCCGCGACCTCAACGACGGCAACGAGATCCTGTGGATGTCCGAGCGTGACGGCTGGAAGCACCTCTACCTGCTCGATGGCCGCGACGGCTCCACCAAGCGCCAGCTCACCAAGGGCGAGTGGATCGTCCGCGAGGTCGTGAACGTGGATGAAGAGAACCGCGAGGTGCTCTTGAAAATCTCCGGCTGCTACAAGGACCAGGATCCCTACTACATCCACTACGCCCGCGTTTCGATCGACACTGGCAAGCTGATCCCGCTCACGAAGAGCAATGGCACCCATGATCGCTTCGAGCGCTCACCCGGCGGGAAATACTACACCTGCCGTTGGTCGCGGGTGAACAAGGCGCCGGTCACCGAGCTGCGGCGTTGGGAGGATGGCGAGCTGGTCGCCACCCTCGCCGAAGCGGACGACTCGAAGCTCCGCGCCACCAACTGGCCGCTGGCGGAGCCCTTCGTTTCGAAGGACCGCGACGGGAAATTCCACATCCACGGCGTCGTCTGCCTTCCGCCCGACTTCGACCCCGCGAAGAAGTATCCGGTGATCGAGAACATCTACGCCGGCCCGCAGGACTCGTTCGTCCCGAAAGCCTGGAACCCTTGGATGATGCCCAAGCACGAGATCGCCGTCCACGGCTTCATCGTGGTGCAGATCGATGGCAAGGGCACCGCCAATCGCAGCAAGGAATTCCACCACTTCTGCTACAAGAACCTCAAGGACGCCGGCTTCCCCGACCGCATCGCGTGGCTGAAGGAGGCCGCGAAAAAGTGGCCCCAGATGGACCTCGAGCGGGTCGGCATCTTCGGCGGCTCGGCCGGCGGCCAGAACGCACTCGGCGCGATGCTTTTTCATGGCGACTTCTACAAGGCCGCCGCCGCCGACTGCGGCTGCCACGACAACCGCATGGACAAGATCTGGTGGAACGAGCAGTGGATGGACTGGCCGATCGGCCCGGAATACGCCGACAATTCGAACGTCACCCACGCGAAGAACCTCAAGGGCGGGCTGCTGCTCACCGTCGGCGAGGTCGACACCAACGTCGATCCCTCCTCGACCTATCAAGTCATCAACGCGCTCATTGCGGCGGACAAGGACTTCGAGTTCCTGCCCATGACCGGCCGCAATCACGGCTCGGGTGAGGAGCGCTATGGGCAACGGCGGCGGGTGGATTTCTTCCGCGCTCACCTGGGCGGGCCACGATAG
- a CDS encoding GH3 auxin-responsive promoter family protein: protein MNPSAGALLASLECWSVAAADPWVRLRELLEKHSRSDFGRAHHFGSIRSEEEFREAIPPMDYEDHRSWIERCAAGEQNVLACDEPFGFERTSGTSSEPKWIPLTNGLREEFARGLAAWFRGWQGRCPEVFAGSAYWAISPAGMIPDTSVGGLPVGAMSDVAYFPDDVGARLADWLVVPDLSGDVFEGTAEALLATPDLSVVSVWSPTFLLGIDAVVRKLRPGKTWRDLWPKLALVSCWADASSAPWIPVLRERLGGISIEPKGLLATEGITSLPDEIDGSPRLASECHWHEFLDENGDHVPVNELRIGQRYEVLLTTAGGLFRYRSGDQVEVTAAGVFPRLRFVGRMGNSSDLVGEKLHEQQVLDAFAELGVRGFLVAAPKVPGYELWLEDLKEEGRVMNLLRRNPYFDQALRLGQLAPVKTCRLPPDWSLTLASALVHSRGGRLGDVKLPALLTNIDPEVVASWLG, encoded by the coding sequence ATGAATCCGTCTGCCGGTGCCTTGCTTGCCTCGCTGGAGTGCTGGTCGGTTGCGGCCGCGGATCCCTGGGTGCGTCTGCGTGAGCTTCTGGAGAAACACAGCAGAAGCGACTTCGGACGTGCCCATCATTTCGGCAGCATCCGCAGCGAGGAAGAGTTCCGAGAAGCGATTCCGCCGATGGACTACGAGGATCATCGGAGTTGGATCGAGCGCTGCGCCGCGGGGGAGCAGAACGTGTTGGCCTGCGATGAGCCATTCGGCTTCGAAAGGACCTCCGGCACCTCGTCGGAGCCGAAATGGATTCCTCTAACAAACGGTCTGCGTGAGGAATTCGCCCGCGGTCTCGCGGCCTGGTTTCGCGGCTGGCAGGGGCGGTGTCCCGAGGTTTTTGCAGGAAGCGCTTATTGGGCGATTTCACCTGCGGGAATGATTCCGGATACAAGCGTCGGCGGATTGCCTGTTGGAGCGATGAGCGACGTGGCCTACTTTCCCGATGACGTGGGCGCGCGGCTCGCCGATTGGTTGGTGGTGCCCGATCTGAGCGGAGATGTGTTTGAAGGGACGGCGGAAGCGTTGCTGGCGACACCCGATCTCAGCGTCGTGTCGGTGTGGAGCCCGACCTTTCTCCTCGGGATCGATGCCGTGGTCCGCAAGCTCCGCCCCGGAAAGACGTGGCGCGACCTGTGGCCGAAGCTCGCGCTGGTGAGCTGCTGGGCAGATGCTTCCAGTGCGCCGTGGATTCCCGTGCTCCGGGAGCGTCTCGGGGGCATTTCCATCGAGCCGAAGGGACTGCTCGCCACCGAGGGTATCACGTCGCTCCCTGACGAAATCGACGGTAGCCCGCGCCTCGCCAGCGAGTGTCACTGGCATGAGTTTCTCGATGAGAATGGCGACCATGTACCGGTGAATGAACTTCGCATTGGACAGCGCTATGAAGTGCTGCTGACCACCGCCGGCGGCTTATTCCGCTATCGCAGTGGCGATCAGGTGGAGGTGACCGCGGCGGGAGTTTTTCCACGTTTGCGCTTTGTCGGACGTATGGGAAATTCGTCCGATCTGGTCGGTGAAAAGCTTCACGAACAACAGGTGCTCGATGCATTCGCGGAACTCGGTGTGCGCGGCTTTCTCGTCGCCGCGCCGAAAGTTCCGGGCTATGAACTCTGGCTGGAAGACCTGAAAGAAGAGGGCCGTGTGATGAACTTGCTACGACGGAACCCGTACTTCGATCAAGCGCTCCGGCTCGGCCAGCTTGCGCCCGTGAAAACGTGTCGGCTTCCACCGGACTGGTCGCTCACGCTTGCAAGCGCGCTTGTCCATTCCCGCGGGGGTCGCCTCGGCGACGTGAAGCTGCCAGCGCTTCTCACGAACATCGATCCGGAGGTGGTCGCGTCATGGCTGGGCTGA
- a CDS encoding fatty acid desaturase family protein yields MRIVPHFPRLRHRADLRTLGFVALELGLLAGTWSGGIRHPLWVAASFFFAFVCCIIAHNHMHLPLFRDRGWNRAFQLFLMFGSGQPPTGIITAHNERHHGHPESEHDFVRTSLANFRSNALNLLAFPFLSIAAMYREKPNDLVRWKSTRPHLYRQALLERLVFYPVLIVLLFLDWRATLLFLLLPWVIAQLCLVGVNLLQHQDCDTESEYDHSRNVTGRIVNWLLLNNGYHTAHHLRPAMHWSLLPAFHRDHIVPRMNPALDHRSFLGLLIERLRRPPAPHAR; encoded by the coding sequence ATGAGGATTGTCCCGCATTTCCCACGACTCCGCCACCGGGCGGACTTGCGGACGCTTGGCTTCGTGGCGCTTGAACTTGGCTTGCTGGCGGGCACTTGGTCGGGCGGGATCCGTCACCCGCTCTGGGTCGCCGCCTCATTCTTTTTCGCCTTCGTGTGCTGCATCATCGCGCACAATCACATGCACCTGCCGCTGTTCCGCGACCGCGGTTGGAACCGGGCCTTCCAGCTCTTCCTGATGTTCGGCTCCGGCCAGCCGCCGACCGGCATCATCACCGCGCACAACGAACGCCACCACGGGCATCCCGAAAGCGAGCACGACTTCGTCCGCACCAGCCTCGCAAACTTCCGCTCAAATGCACTCAACCTGCTGGCGTTCCCCTTCCTCTCTATCGCCGCGATGTACCGGGAGAAGCCGAACGATCTCGTGCGGTGGAAAAGCACCCGGCCGCACCTCTACCGGCAGGCCTTGTTAGAGCGCCTCGTCTTCTACCCCGTGCTGATCGTGCTTCTGTTCCTCGACTGGCGGGCGACCCTGCTCTTTCTCCTCCTGCCGTGGGTCATCGCGCAGCTCTGCCTCGTCGGCGTGAACCTCCTCCAACATCAGGACTGCGACACGGAATCGGAGTATGACCACTCGCGCAATGTCACCGGGCGCATCGTGAATTGGCTCCTGCTGAACAACGGCTACCACACCGCCCATCACCTGCGGCCCGCGATGCACTGGAGCCTGCTGCCGGCGTTTCATCGCGATCACATCGTCCCACGAATGAATCCAGCCTTGGATCACCGGAGCTTCCTCGGACTGCTCATCGAACGCCTGCGACGCCCGCCCGCTCCCCATGCCCGCTGA